The Kwoniella shivajii chromosome 7, complete sequence genome includes a region encoding these proteins:
- a CDS encoding DNA repair protein: protein MSAPSAQVPAPVLTASQARLAALNRLKAKNKLTSNHNSNNNNNNNASGSSSALTNRDASHSYVHKPNGNVPSTARNMVQQQQQSKDDQNAPLRRDPGLGKYFEYDLSKLHNSRGGFLTEEDKDGGDRIKSVVELAREKEREKKLMREGEEPAIVIDKSPRCVECGTLEINNQFLKVFDIRVCKNCEKKIPEKYSLLTKTECKEDYLLTDPELKDEDLLPHLLRPNPHASTYSNMMLFLRLQVEKVAWDKWDGEDGLDKEWARREEFKKRKREEKFEQGLRDLRKRTRNNLYQRRQESEHVHQFEDVDELVNDQGDKKVLQRCYGCGQEQEIEVL, encoded by the exons ATGTCCGCTCCTTCAGCCCAGGTACCGGCTCCAGTGTTGACCGCTTCTCAAGCCCGTCTAGCGGCTCTGAACCGACTGAAAGCCAAAAACAAGCTTACAAGCAATCACAATAgcaataacaataataacaataacgCCAGTGGATCATCATCGGCATTGACAAATCGAGATGCGTCACATTCCTATGTACACAAGCCAAACGGAAATGTACCTTCTACAGCTAGGAATATGGttcagcaacaacaacaaagtaaagatgatcaaaatgcCCCTTTGAGGAGAGATCCCGGTCTA GGAAAATACTTTGAATACGATCTGAGTAAATTACATAATTCAAGAGGTGGTTTCttgactgaagaagataaagatggagGAGATAGAATTAAGAGTGTGGTTGAATTAGCcagagagaaggaaagggaaaagaaattaatgagagaaggtgaagagcCTG CTATCGTcattgataaatcacctaGATGCGTTGAATGTGGGACATTAGAGATCAATAATCAGTTTTTGAAA GTTTTCGACATTAGAGTGTGTAAAAATTGTGAAAAGAAAATTCCAGAGAAATATTCTTTGTTGACGAAAACGGAATGTAAGGAG GATTACCTTCTCACAGAtccagaattgaaagatgaagatctaCTACCACATTTACTGAGACCTAATCCTCACGCATCAACATATAGTAATATGATGTTGTTCTTGAGACTACAGGTGGAGAAAGTAGCTTGGGATAAATGGGATGGCGAAGATGGTTTAGATAAAGAATGGGCAAGGAGAGAAGAATTcaagaagcgaaaaagggaagaaaagtTCGAACAAGGTTTGAGAGA CCTACGGAAAAGAACGAGAAATAATCTGTATCAACGTCGTCAAGAATCTGAACATGTTCATCAATTcgaggatgttgatgaattAGTAAACGATCAAGGTGATAAAAAGGTCTTACAAAGATGTTATGGGTGTGGACAAGAACAAGAGATCGAAGTTTTATAG